GATTTATCCCGCATTAACGGGCAGTAATACCCAGCTCAAGATTCAGAGAAAAGCGAGGAAGAGGGCTGGGGGGAAACTGCTCGTAAAAGCCCGATTGGTGATGGAAGTTTCGCTTTATATAAAAAGAATATACTTCTAAAATGTTATAGGGAATTTAAAGTGCATATATATATGCACTTTGTGTTGGTTTTTACATTTTTATATTATTATATAAAAATATAAAGTCAGCATTCCTTTTGAAGGGATATAATAAAAATAGAAATGCGAAAAATGAAGATTAATAAAATGAAATAGTTTGCGAATTTTGTGGGGGAAATTGCTAATCTGAAGTATACACGAAAAATCCTCAAACTATACAATTTGCCTTTTAGATGAAATTGCTGACTAGTTACACTATACTTTAAGTAAATGAGTAAAGATGGATCGAAGAAAGATAATTGTTTAATACTGCTGGAAATGGTGTGATTTTAAAGGTATCACTCTAGCCTTTATAAGGGTCTTTAAAACTATATATATTTTGTGTAATACGAAGAGGTGTTAATGAAATGAAATCCTATACACAATTTGAACGAAGAAAACACATACTGGATGAGCTAGAAAAATACAATCGAGTGATGGTAAATGACTTAGCCAAGGCGTTAAATGTTACGACAGAAACAATACGAAGAGATTTAGATATGATGCATAAGGAAGGGAAGCTTACGAAAATACACGGTGGTGCAGTTAAGAAAAAAGATCATACTATTGAATTTTACTTTGACAAACGTCGATCTGAGAATATTGAAGAAAAACGAAAGATTGCTATGGAAGCAAGTAAATTGGTAGAAAATAATGATATTATTGCAATTGAAATTGGAACGACTACGATGCAAGTCTTGGATTTTATACATGATAAAAAGAATTTGACGATCCTAACAAACTCGATACCAGCTGTTAATAAAGTTATTGAGCTTAAAGAACAGTATGATTCATTTGATTGTAAATTAATAGTCTTTGGTGGAATGCTAAATTCCAATTCATTAGCATTGTCTGGAGACATGATGCTAAACTATCTTGACCACTTCACTGTTAATAAATTATTTGCTTCGTGTGATGGAGTTTCTTTAGAAAAAGAACTGACATGTTCATATATTGAAGACGCACAAGTTTTTCAGCAGTTAAAGAAAAATGCAAAACAAGTTGTGATGATGATAGATGAGTCAAAGTTTAATTTAACAAAGTTTTATAAAAGTGGAAATTTTGATGATATAGATGCACTATATACAAATGCTAAACTTGATGAAGTATGGCAAAACGTCCTAATAAGTAAAGGGGTTGAAGTAATAACAGTATAGAAAGAAAATCTTAAAGTAGACTATTTCTTAGTGACATGAGAAATAGTCTTTTTTGTTAATGTGTTGTTTTATGTTGTTGATATGTTGTTTTTACAATTCGTTAACATAATAACAATATTGCGTTAATAATGTGCTCGTACAATATGAATTAGGAGGTGACAAGAATGCAAATAAAATTATCAAAAGCTGTGTTCTTTTTATTACCGGTTGGAATACCTCTAATATTATTTTGGATTGTTCCGAATTTAATTAGTTTAGGTATTAGTTTTACAGACTGGGATTTCATGACAAATGACTTTAATTTTGTTGGTTTAGATAACTATTTTAATTTGTTTACACAGGATTCTTTTATACAGGCATTGTTAAACACTCTTTATTTCGGAATTGGGACAGTTATTCCAACGATTGCATTAGGTTTGGGTTTCGCATTGTTCTTCCGAAAAAAATTCAAAGGTTCTGCAATTTATCAATTATTGATTTTTTCACCTTGGGTAACACCAACAGTAGCTGTATCGATTGTATGGTCGCTTTTATATGAACCTAAATTTGGAGTTATTAATGAGGTACTAGTTTTTTTCGGGATACCAGGTTTGGATTGGCTGAAGAGTAGTGAGACAGCGATGTTAGCAGTCATTATTGTAACAGTATGGAAATTAGTTGGATGGACGATGCTTTTCTATATTGGTGCACTAGAGAAAGTACCAGAGAGCTTGTATGAAGCGGCTAGTATTGATGGAGCGAATTCATGGCAGAAATTCCGATATGTAACACTACCGATGGTTTCACCGACAACTTTCTTTCTAGTTGTTGTCAATACAATTTCTTCGGTGCAGGCTTACGATCAAATTAAAATCTTAACACAAGGTGGACCTAGTGGATCGACGCGGACGTTACTTTATTTATTCTTCCAACAAGCGTTTGAACAGTTCGATATGGGCTCTGCAACGGCAATCGCATTTATTATATTAATCATTACAATTCTACTATCTGTTATAAACAAGATAATAGGTGACAAGTGGGTGAACTATTAAGATGAATAATATGAAAAAAGCTCCATTAATCATAAAGCATCTCTTTTTAGCTTTATCAAGTATCCTGTTTGTCTTTCCATTCATATGGATGGTACTTGGTTCGTTTAAAACATCCAGTGAAGTATTACAAGGAAGCTTCTGGCCTAAGGAATTTCACTGGGAAAATTATCGTCAAGTATTAGAAATTCTTCCATTTAACACGTATTTATTTAATAGTTTTTATACCTCTTTCATTATTACGATATATGTACTTGTTTCGTCTGCACTCTTTGCTTATATGTTGGCATTTTATAAGTTCAAAGGGAAGAACTTAACGTTTAGTATCGTCATGGCAACCTATATGATTCCTGGAGCTGTATCGTATGTTCCTGTATATGTGATGTTAGGAAATTTTGGGTTGCTTAATTCGCATTTTGGATACATCATTTCTATGGCTGTTAGTGTATTCGGTATTTTCTATTTAAAACAATCATTCCACAAGATTGGTTATGAAACAGTAGAAGCAGCCAAAATTGATGGAGCAAGTGATTGGAGTATTCTTTGGAAGATTGTTTTTCCAATGACACGATCATCATTTGTAACACTAGGATTGGTCACATTTATTGGTAATTATAATAATTACATCTGGCCAGCTCTTATATTGAAAGATAATACACAAAAGTTAATTACTAACGGAATTGCTGATTATTTCATTAATAGTTCCTTAGGCCGAGATTGGTCACACATTATGGTTGCAAGCACAATCGCGACGGTGCCACTCTTACTCGTATTTTTAGTTTTACAAAAATGGTTCCTCTCAGGCGTTACTGATTCAGGAATAAAAGGTTAACTAAATATAAAGGAGACATTTGGGATGAGAAAATTATTCATGCTTCTAACAATTTTGTCATTGTTTGTTAGTGCACTTGCAGGCTGTTCAGGCGGAAAAGGAAGTACTGTTAAAGCAAGTAAAGAAGGGGATAAGATTGTTGTCCCATTTATTAATGGAGTAGGTGGTTCTCTTGCAGATCGTGTAGATAAGATTGTGGAGGAATACAATAAAAGTCAGGACAAATATGTAGTGAAGACGACGAAAGCTGGTAACTATGATGAGTCTTATCAAAAACTTCAAAGTGGATTTGCAGCGAATAACCAAGAAGCAATTGCATTGTTAGGTTCAGACGTCATTCAAGAATATGCTAAGAAAAAGTTAATTGTACCTATAGATGAATATGTTAAAAAAGATAATGAATTAAAAAAAGAAGAGTATGGAAAAGGTTTTATGGATCAAGCAACAATTGATGGGAAATTATATGGAATTCCTTTTTACGGTACAACTCAAGTTTTTTATTACAACAAAAAAGTGTTAGCGGAGAATGGTTTTACTGCTGAAGATTTAAAGACGTGGGAAGGCGTAGAAAAAGTAGCGAAAAAAGTAGCAAAACATGACGCAAATGGTAATGTCACATACACAGGTTGGATGCCAATGTGGGGTACGTCCAACTTAATTGACGCGGTTCGCAGTGCTGGCGGAAATGTATTAAGTGAAGATGGAACAAAAGTATTAATTAACGATGAAACTTGGGTTACAGTATGGGGAAAATTCCGTACATGGCTTCACGAAGATAAAATTATGAATATTCATTCAGGCGGAACTGGATGGGAATATTGGGATAAAACAATAATTGATCTTGTTGAAGGTAGAACGTTAGGATTTACAGGTTCATCTGGTGACCAAGGATTTGTTTTTAAATCGTTAGGTAAAGGAATGAATGAGGAAGAACGCCTGAATACATTTGGGGCATTACCACAACCAGCTTGGGGTGATCATAAACCAGCACCAAAATTAGAAACGTATTTATTCACATTAACGAGAAATGTTGATCCAGAAGTAGCAAAAGGTGCATATGACTTTATGAAATTTGCGACAAGTACTGAGAAAACGGCTGAATGGTCAATGGCAACAGGCTATATCCCTGTTCGTAACAATGTAACAGAGTATGAGCCTTATGCTGAATTTGTAAAAAGACAACCACAAGCATTAGTTCCATTAGAGCAAGCAAATCAATACGGAGTTGCACCATTTGTCGATCCAACAGGTGGTAAAATCAATGACGCATTAAATGTAGCGAAGGATAAAGTAGAAATTGAAGGAGTCCCTGCAAAAAAAGCATTAGATGAAGCAGCTAAGGTTGCCCAGGAAGAATTAGATAAAGCGTTGAAAAAGAAGAAATAATATTACTTTGAAGAGAAATGTGAGGTGCTTTTGAACGAAGAAGTGCCTCTATGATTCTATCATTAAAATATAAAAAAAGGTGTGGGAATCATGATTGAAATGAAAGGTACGATGACTCTTTCTCCATTCGTAAAAAATAAACATTCTTTTCTAATGGATGTAACCGATATTGTCAATTTCACATTAACGATCAATCAAGGAGTCAGTCGGAAAATTCCGCTTTTATTAATTTTGAGAGACTCTAAAGGTTATGTGCGTATACAGTATCAAACACCAATTGTTGACGAAAAACTAGTTGTTGCAACAAATCCAAAGTTTTGTTCAGCTGGTTGCGTTGGCGGCGAAATACCGCCTGGAAATTGGGAATTAGAAGTAGTATATATCCCTCATTGTGCAAATAAAGCAGTAAAGTTTGCTGGAAGAAAAGTTGACTATACAGTAAATATAGCAGTGAATGGTGAGTTAGAACGAGAATATAACCGAGAATATTTTTGCAAAGAAAATGTCTTTATTCATGAAAGCGATTTTGAAAAAGTAGTGAATGAAGAGCATCGTTGGTACAAAGGAGATTTTCATGTCCATACAAATGTAACGGATGGCGAGATAGATGACGAACTGGCAATGAGCGTATGTGAAAAACAAGAGTTGGATTTTCTATATGCGACGGAACACAACATTGTCATGCCATCGTATCAAAAAGGAAGCACATTAATCATACCATCTATGGAACTTACAACTCCGTACGGTCATTACAATATGTTCGGTATGAAAGAATATATTAATTTTACAGAGTGTCTCGATGGATCGTTTTACGCGAAAAGTATGAATGAACTATTTGCTCTCATGAAAGAAAAAGGTTATTTAATTAGCGTGAATCATCCGTTTATGAAGCCTTGGGCGAACCAAATTGATATTAACTTAGAAAATGTTCATACAATGGAAATCATGTGTGATCCGACTTATAAAAAAAGCAAACCTTCTACTTTAGAAGCTTTAAAGTTCTTCGATCAAATGTGGTTAAATGGTCTTAAAATCTGGGGGATAGGAGGAAGTGATTCTCATTTACATCCATCTAAAACGTTCCCAGGATCTAAAGATCCATCGATTTATGGCGACCCAGGAACGTATGTATTATGTAATGGTTTATCTATTAAAAATTTAAAGGATGCTATTCAAAGAGGCAGAATTTATTTTTCTCGATTTAGGAAGTTAGAGATAGATATTCAAAACGAAGGTGAAACCATTTATGTCGGTGATGGGGCTAAAGGAAATATTCATTACAACATTCATACAGATAAGCCTTGTGAGTGGAGGTTGATTGTGGATGGCCAAATTATCGAAAAAGAATTTGGCAGCCATGTAACCTTTGACTTTTATTTAAATGAAAGAGCATATGCCAGAGTTGAGGGTTGGGAAGATAATGAATTAGTAGCGTTTATAAATCCTATTCATAATAACGTTAGGCATAAGAATATTAAAACATGGCATGAAGTTTTAGGGGGATTAGAAGGTGAATAAAGGAATTATTTTTGATAAAGATGGAACACTAATACAGCTAGACTCTGTCTGGTACAAAATTGTTCATTGTGTGCTAGATGATATATTTCAAATGTATCCAAATGAAAAGAGTAAACGAAATGACTACCTAAAGATTATTGGTATGAGTGATAACGATTTTGAGAGTACAAGTTTACTAGCTTGTCGAACAAATTACTTTATTGCGGCTGCATGGTTTTCGTTATTAGAAAATCAAAACTTGGATAAAGAGAGCTTTATTCATGATGTATGTGTATTATTTAAAAAACACTCTACAGCAGATGATCTCGTATTTACAGAAGTGGAAGGTGCAAAGGAAACATTGAAATATTTAAAAGACCATGAATATGTAATTGGGGTTGTTACAGCAGACGACGTTGATGCAGCCATTCATTCACTTAAAATGACAGGATTATATGATTATGTAGATTTTTTAGGTGCAGATGATGGCGTTAATAAAACAAAACCTGAAAGTGATTTTTATCATATGTTCAAAGAAAAATTTTCACTGGCTGAAGAAGATGTGTTTATGGTAGGTGATACATTAACAGACGTTAGATTTGCAAGAAATAGCAACATTAAAGTAGTGGGCGTCCTGTCAGGTGCGAGTAAGAAGGAAGATTTAGAAGGAGAAGCAGATTATATTTTAGACAGTATGAAGGATATTTCCGAAATTTTATAAAACAACGGTGTGATCAATATTGTCGATAGCAGTATCTTTAAAATAGCTCAAATTATAGGAGGCAATTATGGCTCAGCTATTATTCAAAAATATTTATAAGAAATATGATCATGATGTGACAATCGTAAAAGATTTTAATCTAGAAGTAAATGATGGAGAATTTATTGTTTTGGTTGGGCCTTCAGGGTGTGGGAAATCGACGACATTACGTATGATTGCAGGACTTGAGGAAATTTCAGAGGGAGACTTTTATATTGATAGAGAGCGTGTAAATGATGTGACACCGAAAGATCGAGATATCGCAATGGTTTTTCAAAACTATGCTCTTTATCCGCATATGACAGTTTATGATAATATGGCGTTCGGCTTAAAGTTGCGAAAATATAGGAAAACGGAAATTGATCAACGTGTGAAACATGCAGCACAGATCCTTGGGCTTGAAAAATATTTAGATCGAAAGCCAAAAGCACTTTCAGGTGGACAACGTCAGCGTGTTGCATTAGGTCGAGCGATTGTTCGGAATGCAAAAGTTTTCTTAATGGACGAGCCGTTATCAAATTTAGATGCGAAACTACGCGTTCAAATGCGTGCTGAGATTACAAAGTTACACCAACAGCTGCAAACAACAACTGTATATGTTACGCATGATCAAATAGAAGCGATGACAATGGCGACACGCTTAGTTGTGCTAAAGGATGGTATCATCCAACAAGTCGGTACCCCTAAAGAGGTCTATGAAAGACCAGAGAATGTATTTGTCGGAGGCTTTATTGGTTCTCCTGGAATGAATTTTTTCAAAGGAATATTAATAGAAAATGCTGTTATGATTGATAAATGGAAAATTGAAGTTCCAGAAGAGAAGATGAAAAGCTTACGAGACAAAGGGTATGTTAATAAAGAAATCATTATAGGAATACGTCCAGAAGACTTTTATTATGGGAAAGCGCTTTTAGATTTAACGTATAATACAAAGATAACGGTAACGATTGATGTATCAGAATTAATGGGATCAGAAACATATCTTTATTCCAACATCAATGGTCAATCCTTTGTTGCGCGTGTTAACTCCTCGGTTGATGTGCATAGTCAATCTGAGATGGATCTAGCCTTGAATATGGACAAAGTCCATTATTTTGACACAGAAACTGAAAAACGAATTGTTTTATAGATTATTTCATTATTAAGTCATCAACACTTTGATGGAATAAATTTCATTGGGCTTATCCGAAACAGGGATAGGCCTTTGTTGTTGATGAACTCCTTTAACAGGTTTGTTTTATATAAATACAAGTTGAAAAAATGACATGAAAACCTCCTTTCTTTTTAGGTGGACGAGAGCATTCGGCCATGCATAGAAGCGGTCAAATTCTTTTCCTATCCTATCCCATGCCAAGAACAACCGAGTGTAAAGTCACCTTCTTCTCTTCATAGCAGTCATTTATATGTTGAAAAATTAAAATGGATTTATATAAAAAAGAATATACTTCTAAAATGTTACAGGGGATTTTAATTGCATATGTATGCGGTTTGTATTGTTTTTTCACATTGTTATATTATTGTCAAATAATAAAAGATTAACGTTGGATTGCAAAGTCTATAATAAAAAGAGAGTGATAGATAAACGGAATATGAGAAATCCCCCTGAAAAATAAAGTTCTTTATATTTACACTATTCAAAATATAAAAACTTTTAAAATCTAGTATGTTAGCGTTTTCATAACTTTTAAGTTATGCTAGAATAAGGACATAAGTTATTAATTATTAAAAAAAGAAAAAAGAATTCCTTTTTTCTGTTAATTATAAGGGGGCATTTCATTATGCGTATTGGGGTACCAACAGAAATTAAAAACAACGAAAACCGTGTGGCAATGACACCAGCTGGTGTTGTACATTTAGTTCGTAACAATCACGAAGTATTCATTCAAAAGGGTGCAGGTATAGGATCTGGTTTTACAGATGCTGAGTACGTTGAAGCAGGTGCAAAAATCGTTGATACAGCTGAAGAAGCTTGGAACATGGATATGGTAATGAAAGTTAAGGAACCAATTGAAAGCGAATACAAGCACTTTAGCGAAGGTTTAATCTTATTCACATACTTACACTTAGCTCCAGAACCAGAATTAACAAAAGCATTAATTGAAAAGAAAGTTGTTTCAATTGCTTATGAAACAGTACAATTAGAAAACCGTTCTTTACCATTACTTGCACCTATGAGTGAAGTAGCTGGTCGTATGTCTGCACAAATTGGTGCACAATTCCTTGAGAAAAACAAAGGCGGCAAAGGTATCTTGCTTGCAGGCGTTCCAGGAGTAAAACGTGGTAAAGTAACAATTATCGGTGGTGGACAAGCTGGTACAAATGCTGCTAAAATTGCAGTTGGACTAGGTGCGGATGTAACAATCATCGACTTAAGTGCAGAACGTCTTCGTCAATTAGATGACATTTTCGGTAACCAAGTGAAAACTCTAATGTCTAACCCTTACAACATCGCAGAAGCTGTAAAAGAGTCTGATCTTGTAATCGGTGCGGTATTAATTCCAGGTGCAAAAGCGCCAAAACTTGTAACAGAAGAAATGATTAAATCAATGGAACCAGGTTCTGTTGTAGTAGATATCGCAATTGACCAAGGTGGTATTTTCGAGACAACTGATCGTATTACAACTCATGATAACCCAACTTATGAAAAACACGGCGTTGTTCATTATGCAGTTGCAAACATGCCAGGTGCGGTTCCACGTACATCAACTCTTGCATTAACAAACGTAACAGTACCATACGCAGTACAAATTGCAAACAAAGGCTACAAAGAAGCTTGCCTAGGCAACTCTGCATTATTAAAAGGTATTAATACATTAGCTGGTTATGTAACATTCGAAGCAGTTGCAGAAGCTCACGGTGTAGAATACAAAGGTGCAAAAGAATTATTAGAAGCAGAAACTGTATCTTGCTAATTGAAGCATAATACAAACTAAAAATCGAACAATATTTAATACAACATGATAAGAGCTAAGAGAGAAGACCTCTTAGCTCTTCTTAGTCAAAGGGGGCATACATCGTGGCCAACCTATTTAAAAAGAAATCCGTTACGCAACTGTTAGGGGAAAGTCAAAGTAAAACTTTGACGAAAACACTAGGGGCATTTGACCTAACAATGCTAGGGATTGGTGCGATAATCGGTACAGGAGTTCTTGTATTAACTGGATTAGTGGCAGCAAGAGATGCTGGTCCAGCAGTTATTTTTTCATTTATGATTGCAGCAATTGTTTGTGGATTTGCAGCATTATGTTATGCGGAAGTTGCTTCGACACTTCCTGTTTCAGGTAGTGTATAC
This sequence is a window from Bacillus pseudomycoides DSM 12442. Protein-coding genes within it:
- a CDS encoding CehA/McbA family metallohydrolase, which translates into the protein MIEMKGTMTLSPFVKNKHSFLMDVTDIVNFTLTINQGVSRKIPLLLILRDSKGYVRIQYQTPIVDEKLVVATNPKFCSAGCVGGEIPPGNWELEVVYIPHCANKAVKFAGRKVDYTVNIAVNGELEREYNREYFCKENVFIHESDFEKVVNEEHRWYKGDFHVHTNVTDGEIDDELAMSVCEKQELDFLYATEHNIVMPSYQKGSTLIIPSMELTTPYGHYNMFGMKEYINFTECLDGSFYAKSMNELFALMKEKGYLISVNHPFMKPWANQIDINLENVHTMEIMCDPTYKKSKPSTLEALKFFDQMWLNGLKIWGIGGSDSHLHPSKTFPGSKDPSIYGDPGTYVLCNGLSIKNLKDAIQRGRIYFSRFRKLEIDIQNEGETIYVGDGAKGNIHYNIHTDKPCEWRLIVDGQIIEKEFGSHVTFDFYLNERAYARVEGWEDNELVAFINPIHNNVRHKNIKTWHEVLGGLEGE
- a CDS encoding extracellular solute-binding protein, with protein sequence MRKLFMLLTILSLFVSALAGCSGGKGSTVKASKEGDKIVVPFINGVGGSLADRVDKIVEEYNKSQDKYVVKTTKAGNYDESYQKLQSGFAANNQEAIALLGSDVIQEYAKKKLIVPIDEYVKKDNELKKEEYGKGFMDQATIDGKLYGIPFYGTTQVFYYNKKVLAENGFTAEDLKTWEGVEKVAKKVAKHDANGNVTYTGWMPMWGTSNLIDAVRSAGGNVLSEDGTKVLINDETWVTVWGKFRTWLHEDKIMNIHSGGTGWEYWDKTIIDLVEGRTLGFTGSSGDQGFVFKSLGKGMNEEERLNTFGALPQPAWGDHKPAPKLETYLFTLTRNVDPEVAKGAYDFMKFATSTEKTAEWSMATGYIPVRNNVTEYEPYAEFVKRQPQALVPLEQANQYGVAPFVDPTGGKINDALNVAKDKVEIEGVPAKKALDEAAKVAQEELDKALKKKK
- a CDS encoding ABC transporter ATP-binding protein codes for the protein MAQLLFKNIYKKYDHDVTIVKDFNLEVNDGEFIVLVGPSGCGKSTTLRMIAGLEEISEGDFYIDRERVNDVTPKDRDIAMVFQNYALYPHMTVYDNMAFGLKLRKYRKTEIDQRVKHAAQILGLEKYLDRKPKALSGGQRQRVALGRAIVRNAKVFLMDEPLSNLDAKLRVQMRAEITKLHQQLQTTTVYVTHDQIEAMTMATRLVVLKDGIIQQVGTPKEVYERPENVFVGGFIGSPGMNFFKGILIENAVMIDKWKIEVPEEKMKSLRDKGYVNKEIIIGIRPEDFYYGKALLDLTYNTKITVTIDVSELMGSETYLYSNINGQSFVARVNSSVDVHSQSEMDLALNMDKVHYFDTETEKRIVL
- a CDS encoding carbohydrate ABC transporter permease; the encoded protein is MQIKLSKAVFFLLPVGIPLILFWIVPNLISLGISFTDWDFMTNDFNFVGLDNYFNLFTQDSFIQALLNTLYFGIGTVIPTIALGLGFALFFRKKFKGSAIYQLLIFSPWVTPTVAVSIVWSLLYEPKFGVINEVLVFFGIPGLDWLKSSETAMLAVIIVTVWKLVGWTMLFYIGALEKVPESLYEAASIDGANSWQKFRYVTLPMVSPTTFFLVVVNTISSVQAYDQIKILTQGGPSGSTRTLLYLFFQQAFEQFDMGSATAIAFIILIITILLSVINKIIGDKWVNY
- a CDS encoding HAD family hydrolase, producing MNKGIIFDKDGTLIQLDSVWYKIVHCVLDDIFQMYPNEKSKRNDYLKIIGMSDNDFESTSLLACRTNYFIAAAWFSLLENQNLDKESFIHDVCVLFKKHSTADDLVFTEVEGAKETLKYLKDHEYVIGVVTADDVDAAIHSLKMTGLYDYVDFLGADDGVNKTKPESDFYHMFKEKFSLAEEDVFMVGDTLTDVRFARNSNIKVVGVLSGASKKEDLEGEADYILDSMKDISEIL
- the ald gene encoding alanine dehydrogenase, yielding MRIGVPTEIKNNENRVAMTPAGVVHLVRNNHEVFIQKGAGIGSGFTDAEYVEAGAKIVDTAEEAWNMDMVMKVKEPIESEYKHFSEGLILFTYLHLAPEPELTKALIEKKVVSIAYETVQLENRSLPLLAPMSEVAGRMSAQIGAQFLEKNKGGKGILLAGVPGVKRGKVTIIGGGQAGTNAAKIAVGLGADVTIIDLSAERLRQLDDIFGNQVKTLMSNPYNIAEAVKESDLVIGAVLIPGAKAPKLVTEEMIKSMEPGSVVVDIAIDQGGIFETTDRITTHDNPTYEKHGVVHYAVANMPGAVPRTSTLALTNVTVPYAVQIANKGYKEACLGNSALLKGINTLAGYVTFEAVAEAHGVEYKGAKELLEAETVSC
- a CDS encoding carbohydrate ABC transporter permease; translated protein: MKKAPLIIKHLFLALSSILFVFPFIWMVLGSFKTSSEVLQGSFWPKEFHWENYRQVLEILPFNTYLFNSFYTSFIITIYVLVSSALFAYMLAFYKFKGKNLTFSIVMATYMIPGAVSYVPVYVMLGNFGLLNSHFGYIISMAVSVFGIFYLKQSFHKIGYETVEAAKIDGASDWSILWKIVFPMTRSSFVTLGLVTFIGNYNNYIWPALILKDNTQKLITNGIADYFINSSLGRDWSHIMVASTIATVPLLLVFLVLQKWFLSGVTDSGIKG
- a CDS encoding DeoR/GlpR family DNA-binding transcription regulator; protein product: MKSYTQFERRKHILDELEKYNRVMVNDLAKALNVTTETIRRDLDMMHKEGKLTKIHGGAVKKKDHTIEFYFDKRRSENIEEKRKIAMEASKLVENNDIIAIEIGTTTMQVLDFIHDKKNLTILTNSIPAVNKVIELKEQYDSFDCKLIVFGGMLNSNSLALSGDMMLNYLDHFTVNKLFASCDGVSLEKELTCSYIEDAQVFQQLKKNAKQVVMMIDESKFNLTKFYKSGNFDDIDALYTNAKLDEVWQNVLISKGVEVITV